A stretch of DNA from Limanda limanda chromosome 16, fLimLim1.1, whole genome shotgun sequence:
AATCAgttaattgctttttttttctgaatgcaCATACGGAGCAGACACTTTGACAAGAGTTGTGAAAAAAAACTTTAGTTACAATGAGTATACCAGTGAAATACAGCAATTAAAATTCTCTGGCTCACGGTGCCAGCTGGCCGGCTGTTGGCCAGTCCAAACTAATAGCCTTATTTTTACTCTGCAAATATGTGAATGGCCTTTTCCTCCTAATGAGGGCCAGAATGCATGGCGGATGACCCATGTCCCCATGCACTCATTATAAAAGCACAGAGTCCTGCAGAGTCTGGGGCTAATGTTCACCTGGCAATTATGAGGGCCCGGTGACTGATAGGGGGGGAAATCTTTTTCCCGGCGTGTCCTCCTCGAGAAGTCTGAATCACCGAGCCTCCCAGACAACACTTGGAGGCATATCAGCGTTCCACTGTGCTGCCACGCAGTCGTTCATTTGGAAACATTTATGTCAGGCCTTTGTGCTGTTTTTAGAAGCCACCGtttgtagggggggggggggcagactgGGCTTCTGACTGGACATGGAATATGATGCGGTAAACCACAGGGGGCTGCAGGATaacaggagaggaggatttAGACTGGAACTGACTCCACAGCATATTGATCCCTGTTggttcagaaaaataaaaaaatgattaaaaaaataagaacatAAAGCAAGatttttataatatattgaCAGATATAAGAGATCAAACACGCTTCTTGACATTTCAGCAGTTTGTACCAAAgatttatgtttaattttcaCATGAAGTTTGCAAGTTACCACATCGAGCTTGATTCAGGAAGGTCAAGTGAGGCATCTGCTCTTTCCCTGGTGAGAATCCTCCAAATTAAATTGATCCCCGAGCTACTTTCTGCCTGATCCACGCGTGTCTCAGGCCAAAGCTGCAGCCATCAGCAATTTTCTGATTCATTGATAATCCCGCTTTCATCAGGGAGAAAAATCCTCATGATTTTAGCAACacaacatgagagagagagacggtgcTGCGTTGTGTCAtccatgtgtgtttgagagacaCCAGCCCTGGTAACTATGGTGTGGGTGTATTCCATGTGGCATTGATATGATAAGTGAATTCAGGGTAGTGCAACCtgattgcccccccccccccccctcctgagaTCTCATACAGTTTGCTGTGAGTGTCAGCAGCTTTCCTTGCAAGGTTAAGGATGTCGTGCACAGAGTGGGGCCGGTGCACTCACCCATGGGATGACATTTAGGAGTTATCATGTGACTGTTAGCACAGGTGACCCGGAAGAACAAGAAGCAAAATAAAGTGGTTACtagaaatatatttatgtatatatatatatatacatgtttacTCAGCATTGTGAGGATATACTTTCTGGCAGTGTATGTGCAACacagaaatgtgtattttttaaatcatatctGAGGTGTTTTAGTGTATTAATCATTTTGGATGCAGTGATTTATTATAAATAGCTGTGTTTGTAGCCATCATGACATCTTGGCTGCAGTTTCACACAGCCTATGTGATCACtcggagagaaaaaaaactgtcaaacCAGGCgaactatctctctctcctcctcctcctcctcctcctcctcctcctcctcctcctcctcctcctcctcctcctcctcctcctcctcctcctcctcctcctccaaattGTCTGTCTTTGTAGAACCACTAGGCAACAGTGAGTGCATTACTGGAACCGTGGAAATGCGCAGGAGCCGCACAGAGGAACCGAGGGCACAGAagcatcaccatcatcatccgATCGAGCCCAAAGAAAGCTTTTGGTGGATCTCTCTGCACCGCCGGACCATGACAACCCTGTCGACGGTTTCCTAGAAGCAAAGGGGGGGAAGCTGCCCGAGAAGGAGCCCCGAGAATCGGCGTCGATGCGCGCAGCCCAAAATGACGACGGTGGGACAGtgatcttcctcctccagctgctcctcatcTTCTGCAGCCACTCGCCTCCTGTGTGCACACATCACCTCGGAGGCAGGACTGGAAACCGACTGGTCTCCAACACGGTCGCAAGTGCGCGCGGAGACGTCTCATCCTGGCATCCGAAGCCAAATCATTACGCACAGATTCTGGCGTGTGACGGAGCACTGAGGGGTTTCGAAGTTTCGCATGAGAACTTGCTGCGTGCGTGTGTTCACTTTCTGAGCCTCAGCTTTCCACTGGCGGTGAGTAATCCACTGATCCACCTGTGAAGACCTGGAGGACGCGTTTTGGATaggctgcctcctcctctgccgTGCGTCGCTTATATGGATTCACATGGCTCCTGTGCTCGGTGTTTGACAACCACTCGCACCTTGTTGACGTGTCATGGCtgtggacagcagcagcagtagtgaGAGGACGATGCAACACTGACTGGGGGCGAGCACAGCCACTTCCatcgccttctctctctctccttttacGCACGCCGAGGCATTGCGCACAGGCTGCAGCGACTACAGCCCCggactttctttttctttctttttcttttctcatttcactGAATCCTTTGTTATTCCCTCTTCTGCTGTCATCGTAGTATGTCTGCACTTCGAAAGAAATTTGGGGACGATTACCAGGTAGTGACCACCTCATCCAGCGGGTCTGGATTCAACCAGCATCCCccggagaagaagaggaagaggcagcgGTTCGTGGATAAGAACGGGAGATGTAACGTCCAGCATGGGAACCTGGGTGGCGAGACCAGCAGATACCTCTCAGACTTGTTCACCACACTGGTCGACCTGAAATGGCGATGGAATctgttcatcttcatcctcacctACACGGTGGCGTGGCTCTTCATGGCCTTCCTGTGGTGGTGCATCGCCTACATCCGAGGGGACCTCAACCGGGCGCACAACGACAAGTACACTCCGTGCGTGGCCAACGTGTACAACTTCCCCTCagccttcctcttcttcatcgaGACCGAGGCCACCATAGGCTACGGCTACAGATACATCACGGACAAGTGCCCGGAGGGGATCATCCTCTTTCTGTTCCAGTCGATCCTCGGGTCGATCGTCGATGCCTTTCTGATCGGCTGCATGTTCATCAAGATGTCTCAGCCCAAGAAACGGGCCGAGACGCTGATGTTCAGTGAGCATGCGGTGATCTCCATGCGGGACGGGAGACTAACTCTCATGTTCAGGGTCGGGAACCTGCGGAACAGCCATATGGTGTCTGCACAGATCCGCTGCAAGCTGCTGAAAGTAAGTGGAGCTACTTTGTGAATGCATGGCTCATTCCAATGGTTTGTTTATGGCCCActtcatgaaaaataaaaagaaacaggaaggCCTACACACTTCATTTAAGCCTACACCATCTGTGCACAAAGAGATGAGCTACTCAGAAGACTAAACTGCACTTCCATTCCCCCAAAAATCACTAATAATCCAAAACCAGTCTATAGCACAGACTTGTGCTTCTTTAACCCTTGCAAATTACTCAAGACCTGATCATAAGGTCCCACATGTCACATTTAGTTTATATTCTTATTTCTGTGAGGCTTCTGTCGATCATTTAGGAGACTGTCTGTAATAAACCAATACAACATTCTACAATGCAAATGCACGTCCTCCAGTTGTAACATATAGGAATCTAGTAGACGTATATTCTGGAGTTATACAAGTGAAGAATGGTGACTGGCCCACCGTGTGTTCCTTGAAGAAATACATGTAAATCCATAGGCAACACACTGACAGAATATTATGAATGACTATTTTGGTCCTGGATTTTCATACACTTACTGTTATAACAAATCTAAAAGCAGAAACCTTCATAAAAGGTGGAGTGTGGTCTTTAGTTTGTGTGAGTTACGGTGCCTTGAAGGGCAAAAGTCCGACAACCACTGGCCTTTCTTGTACAATCCCCTGGATGACCTAGCATCCTGACAGATACAGTGCTAGATTAGGAGATTACATGTGGGCTCccataaaatattaataaggTAAATATAAACTCAGTAAGACAAACTGCAACCACACCCATCTTGGTGACATTCGTCTCTTCATATAGATTAATAAACTGAGTATCTAGACATTTGAACCGACTGACTTGGCTCACTGGTTTGAAACTAACCTATTTACAGACTCAGTAGCACATCACGTCACAAGCTGAGAGGGATATTCTTCCAGCTTTAAAAAGAACGTAGGAAAAACGCAGTCAGTTGAGTTTCTGACGGCACACAGGCCTGTGTGAAGCTAGAGATGGTTAAGTGTGTCTTCCCCCTTTCCTTCCCCCCTCCACCaaacatctctgtctctctctgtacgCTTCCTCAGTCTCGCCAGACGCCCGAAGGCGAGTTTCTTCCGCTGGATCAGTTGGAGTTGGACGTGGGATTCAGCACAGGGGCCGACCAGCTCTTTCTCGTCTCCCCGCTCACGATCTGCCACGTGATCGACCCCAAAAGCCCCTTCTACGAGCTCTCCCAGAGGTCCATGCAAACGGAGCAGTTTGAAATCGTGGTGATACTAGAAGGGATCGTGGAGACGACCGGTGAGTGCCCAAATAATGATGTGCGTCTTCAAAGGCCTGCTCCGGTGGAAACAGGAGTCTGTTTTCCTGCATGATGTGGGTGCAGGTGTCGTGAATACAGGAGCTGAAGATGTTGCTTGGTCTTTGGACGTGTTTGTCCTCTACTTTTAAACCCCATGAATAATAGTGAGGGATTTCAGAGGTGTTAAAAGCTGCCTTCCAAATGGACTTACTATTGACCTCATGATtgct
This window harbors:
- the kcnj3a gene encoding G protein-activated inward rectifier potassium channel 1, producing the protein MSALRKKFGDDYQVVTTSSSGSGFNQHPPEKKRKRQRFVDKNGRCNVQHGNLGGETSRYLSDLFTTLVDLKWRWNLFIFILTYTVAWLFMAFLWWCIAYIRGDLNRAHNDKYTPCVANVYNFPSAFLFFIETEATIGYGYRYITDKCPEGIILFLFQSILGSIVDAFLIGCMFIKMSQPKKRAETLMFSEHAVISMRDGRLTLMFRVGNLRNSHMVSAQIRCKLLKSRQTPEGEFLPLDQLELDVGFSTGADQLFLVSPLTICHVIDPKSPFYELSQRSMQTEQFEIVVILEGIVETTGMTCQARTSYTEDEVLWGHRFFPVISLEEGFFKVDYSQFHATFEVPTTPHSVKEQEEALLLSSPLMAPSLCNSGEKNSSLDCLETLEDNDSTTKLPTKLQKMSGREGLPKKLLRMSSTTSEMTYNFGDLPMKLQRISSVPGVSDDKHGGKASRMCTEPMSKSVADLPPKLQRMSGGVGGRMDGHLPPKLRKMNSDRFT